The following proteins are co-located in the Camelus bactrianus isolate YW-2024 breed Bactrian camel chromosome 30, ASM4877302v1, whole genome shotgun sequence genome:
- the MBD1 gene encoding methyl-CpG-binding domain protein 1 isoform X26: MAEDWLDCPALGPGWKRREVFRKSGATCGRSDTYYQSPTGDRIRSKVELTRYLGPACDLTLFDFKQGILCYPAPKAQSSHSVAIPSRKRKKASRPAKARKRQVGPQKSEVRKEAPGDETKADADTAPASLPAPGCCENCGISFSGDGTRRQRLKTLCKDCRAQRIAFNREQRKFKLPHDVASGLFCKCERRRCLRIVERSRGCGVCRGCQTREDCGRCRVCLRPPRPGLRRQWRCVQRRCLRGKHGRRRGGCDAKVAPRRRPRAQPPPPPPPSQPPESPEPQPYTNRRQNRKCGACAACLRRMDCGHCDFCCDKPKFGGSNQKRQKCRWRQCLQFAMKRLLPSVWAESEDGAGPPPPYPRRKRPGSTRRPCLGQTLKPPLVTPTARPDHAQTPVKQEAGSGFVLPPPGTDLVFLREGASSPVQVPGPAPASTEALLQEAQCPGLSWVVALPQVKQEKADALEDWTPGTAILTSPVLLPGCPSKAVDPGLPPVKQEPPDPEEDKEEENKDDSASELAPEEEAGGAGTPVITEIFSLGGTRLRDTAIWLPSLQGRQSGREDGCKVWETKDTLAPTSTSWKPRGWPGTHVSLSPPPTSMMWVSCRRSWCPSSQS; encoded by the exons ccccacaggaGACAGGATCCGAAGCAAAGTTGAGCTGACCCGGTACCTGGGCCCTGCATGCGACCTCACCCTCTTTGACTTCAAACAAGGCATCCTGTGCTATCCAGCACCCAAG GCCCAGTCCTCTCATTCCGTGGCCATCCCCAGCAGGAAGCGGAAGAAGGCTTCGAGGCCAGCCAAGGCTCGGAAACGTCAGGTTGGACCCCAGAAGAGTGAGGTCAGGAAGGAGGCCCCAGGGGATGAGACCAAGGCTGATGCTGACACAGCCCCAGCTTCACTTCCTGCACCTGG GTGCTGTGAGAACTGTGGAATCAGCTTCTCAGGGGATGGTACCCGAAGGCAGCGGCTCAAGACATTGTGCAAGGACTGCCGAG CACAGAGAATTGCTTTTAACCGGGAGCAGAGGAAGTTTAAG TTGCCCCATGATGTGGCCTCGGGGCTCTTCTGCAAGTGTGAGCGAAGACGGTGCCTCCGGATTGTGGAAAGG AGCCGAGGGTGTGGAGTATGCCGGGGCTGTCAGACCCGAGAGGACTGTGGCCGTTGTCGAGTCTGCCTTCGCCCTCCCCGCCCCGGTCTCAGGCGCCAGTGGAGGTGCGTCCAGCGGCGTTGCCTGCGG GGTAAACATGGCCGCCGCAGGGGAGGCTGCGACGCTAAGGTGGCTCCCCGGCGGCGCCCCCGAGCCCAGCCACCGCCTCCACCTCCCCCGTCACAGCCTCCAGAGTCTCCAGAGCCG CAGCCTTACACAAACCGCCGGCAGAACCGCAAGTGTGGGGCCTGTGCAGCTTGCCTGCGGCGCATGGACTGTGGCCATTGCGACTTCTGCTGTGACAAGCCCAAATTTGGGGGCAGCAACCAGAAGCGCCAGAAGTGTCGCTGGCGCCAGTGCCTGCAGTTTGCTATG AAGCGGCTCCTGCCAAGTGTCTGGGCAGAGTCCGAGGATGGGGCAGGGCCGCCCCCGCCGTACCCTCGTCGAAAGAGGCCTGGCTCTACTCGAAGGCCCTGTTTGGGTCAAACCTTGAAGCCTCCCTTGGTCACACCCACAGCCCGACCAGACCATGCCCAGACTCCAGTGAAGCAGGAAGCAGGCAGTGGTTTTGTGCTGCCCCCACCTGGCACCGACCTTGTGTTCTTACGGGAGGGTGCAAGCAGTCCTGTGCAGGTGCCTGGCCCGGCCCCAGCTTCCACAGAAGCTCTGTTGCAG GAGGCCCAGTGCCCTGGCCTGAGTTGGGTTGTGGCCTTACCCCAGGTGAAGCAAGAGAAGGCGGATGCCCTGGAAGACTGGACACCGGGCACAGCCATCCTGACTTCTCCTGTATTGCTGCCTGGCTGCCCCAGCAAG GCAGTAGACCCAGGCCTGCCACCTGTGAAGCAAGAGCCACCTGACCCTgaggaggacaaggaggaggagaaCAAAGATGACTCTGCCTCTGAATTGGccccagaggaggaggcaggaggggctggcACACCCGTG ATCACGGAGATTTTCAGCCTGGGTGGAACCCGCCTCCGGGACACAGCAATCTGGTTGCCAAG TCTGCAGGGCAGGCAATCGGGAAGGGAAGATGGATGTAAAGTGTGGGAGACCAAGGACACATTGGCGCCCACAAGCACGAGCTGGAAACCACGAGGATGGCCTGGAACCCATGTCAGTCTCTCACCACCTCCAACTTCGATGATGTGGGTGTCCTGCAGAAGAAGCTGGTGCCCTTCATCACAGAGTTAA
- the MBD1 gene encoding methyl-CpG-binding domain protein 1 isoform X34, translated as MAEDWLDCPALGPGWKRREVFRKSGATCGRSDTYYQSPTGDRIRSKVELTRYLGPACDLTLFDFKQGILCYPAPKAQSSHSVAIPSRKRKKASRPAKARKRQVGPQKSEVRKEAPGDETKADADTAPASLPAPGCCENCGISFSGDGTRRQRLKTLCKDCRAQRIAFNREQRKFKRVGCGECAACQVTEDCGACSTCLLQLPHDVASGLFCKCERRRCLRIVERSRGCGVCRGCQTREDCGRCRVCLRPPRPGLRRQWRCVQRRCLRHLAHRLRRHHQRCQRRPPLAVAPPAGKHGRRRGGCDAKVAPRRRPRAQPPPPPPPSQPPESPEPQPYTNRRQNRKCGACAACLRRMDCGHCDFCCDKPKFGGSNQKRQKCRWRQCLQFAMKRLLPSVWAESEDGAGPPPPYPRRKRPGSTRRPCLGQTLKPPLVTPTARPDHAQTPVKQEAGSGFVLPPPGTDLVFLREGASSPVQVPGPAPASTEALLQVKQEKADALEDWTPGTAILTSPVLLPGCPSKAVDPGLPPVKQEPPDPEEDKEEENKDDSASELAPEEEAGGAGTPVITEIFSLGGTRLRDTAIWLPSLQGRQSGREDGCKVWETKDTLAPTSTSWKPRGWPGTHVSLSPPPTSMMWVSCRRSWCPSSQS; from the exons ccccacaggaGACAGGATCCGAAGCAAAGTTGAGCTGACCCGGTACCTGGGCCCTGCATGCGACCTCACCCTCTTTGACTTCAAACAAGGCATCCTGTGCTATCCAGCACCCAAG GCCCAGTCCTCTCATTCCGTGGCCATCCCCAGCAGGAAGCGGAAGAAGGCTTCGAGGCCAGCCAAGGCTCGGAAACGTCAGGTTGGACCCCAGAAGAGTGAGGTCAGGAAGGAGGCCCCAGGGGATGAGACCAAGGCTGATGCTGACACAGCCCCAGCTTCACTTCCTGCACCTGG GTGCTGTGAGAACTGTGGAATCAGCTTCTCAGGGGATGGTACCCGAAGGCAGCGGCTCAAGACATTGTGCAAGGACTGCCGAG CACAGAGAATTGCTTTTAACCGGGAGCAGAGGAAGTTTAAG CGTGTGGGCTGCGGGGAGTGTGCGGCCTGCCAGGTAACGGAAGACTGTGGGGCCTGCTCCACCTGCCTTCTGCAGTTGCCCCATGATGTGGCCTCGGGGCTCTTCTGCAAGTGTGAGCGAAGACGGTGCCTCCGGATTGTGGAAAGG AGCCGAGGGTGTGGAGTATGCCGGGGCTGTCAGACCCGAGAGGACTGTGGCCGTTGTCGAGTCTGCCTTCGCCCTCCCCGCCCCGGTCTCAGGCGCCAGTGGAGGTGCGTCCAGCGGCGTTGCCTGCGG CACCTTGCCCACCGTCTCCGTCGTCACCATCAGCGATGTCAACGACGCCCTCCCCTAGCTGTGGCTCCCCCTGCT GGTAAACATGGCCGCCGCAGGGGAGGCTGCGACGCTAAGGTGGCTCCCCGGCGGCGCCCCCGAGCCCAGCCACCGCCTCCACCTCCCCCGTCACAGCCTCCAGAGTCTCCAGAGCCG CAGCCTTACACAAACCGCCGGCAGAACCGCAAGTGTGGGGCCTGTGCAGCTTGCCTGCGGCGCATGGACTGTGGCCATTGCGACTTCTGCTGTGACAAGCCCAAATTTGGGGGCAGCAACCAGAAGCGCCAGAAGTGTCGCTGGCGCCAGTGCCTGCAGTTTGCTATG AAGCGGCTCCTGCCAAGTGTCTGGGCAGAGTCCGAGGATGGGGCAGGGCCGCCCCCGCCGTACCCTCGTCGAAAGAGGCCTGGCTCTACTCGAAGGCCCTGTTTGGGTCAAACCTTGAAGCCTCCCTTGGTCACACCCACAGCCCGACCAGACCATGCCCAGACTCCAGTGAAGCAGGAAGCAGGCAGTGGTTTTGTGCTGCCCCCACCTGGCACCGACCTTGTGTTCTTACGGGAGGGTGCAAGCAGTCCTGTGCAGGTGCCTGGCCCGGCCCCAGCTTCCACAGAAGCTCTGTTGCAG GTGAAGCAAGAGAAGGCGGATGCCCTGGAAGACTGGACACCGGGCACAGCCATCCTGACTTCTCCTGTATTGCTGCCTGGCTGCCCCAGCAAG GCAGTAGACCCAGGCCTGCCACCTGTGAAGCAAGAGCCACCTGACCCTgaggaggacaaggaggaggagaaCAAAGATGACTCTGCCTCTGAATTGGccccagaggaggaggcaggaggggctggcACACCCGTG ATCACGGAGATTTTCAGCCTGGGTGGAACCCGCCTCCGGGACACAGCAATCTGGTTGCCAAG TCTGCAGGGCAGGCAATCGGGAAGGGAAGATGGATGTAAAGTGTGGGAGACCAAGGACACATTGGCGCCCACAAGCACGAGCTGGAAACCACGAGGATGGCCTGGAACCCATGTCAGTCTCTCACCACCTCCAACTTCGATGATGTGGGTGTCCTGCAGAAGAAGCTGGTGCCCTTCATCACAGAGTTAA
- the MBD1 gene encoding methyl-CpG-binding domain protein 1 isoform X42 has protein sequence MAEDWLDCPALGPGWKRREVFRKSGATCGRSDTYYQSPTGDRIRSKVELTRYLGPACDLTLFDFKQGILCYPAPKAQSSHSVAIPSRKRKKASRPAKARKRQVGPQKSEVRKEAPGDETKADADTAPASLPAPGCCENCGISFSGDGTRRQRLKTLCKDCRAQRIAFNREQRKFKRVGCGECAACQVTEDCGACSTCLLQLPHDVASGLFCKCERRRCLRIVERSRGCGVCRGCQTREDCGRCRVCLRPPRPGLRRQWRCVQRRCLRGKHGRRRGGCDAKVAPRRRPRAQPPPPPPPSQPPESPEPQPYTNRRQNRKCGACAACLRRMDCGHCDFCCDKPKFGGSNQKRQKCRWRQCLQFAMKRLLPSVWAESEDGAGPPPPYPRRKRPGSTRRPCLGQTLKPPLVTPTARPDHAQTPVKQEAGSGFVLPPPGTDLVFLREGASSPVQVPGPAPASTEALLQAVDPGLPPVKQEPPDPEEDKEEENKDDSASELAPEEEAGGAGTPVITEIFSLGGTRLRDTAIWLPRAGNREGKMDVKCGRPRTHWRPQARAGNHEDGLEPMSVSHHLQLR, from the exons ccccacaggaGACAGGATCCGAAGCAAAGTTGAGCTGACCCGGTACCTGGGCCCTGCATGCGACCTCACCCTCTTTGACTTCAAACAAGGCATCCTGTGCTATCCAGCACCCAAG GCCCAGTCCTCTCATTCCGTGGCCATCCCCAGCAGGAAGCGGAAGAAGGCTTCGAGGCCAGCCAAGGCTCGGAAACGTCAGGTTGGACCCCAGAAGAGTGAGGTCAGGAAGGAGGCCCCAGGGGATGAGACCAAGGCTGATGCTGACACAGCCCCAGCTTCACTTCCTGCACCTGG GTGCTGTGAGAACTGTGGAATCAGCTTCTCAGGGGATGGTACCCGAAGGCAGCGGCTCAAGACATTGTGCAAGGACTGCCGAG CACAGAGAATTGCTTTTAACCGGGAGCAGAGGAAGTTTAAG CGTGTGGGCTGCGGGGAGTGTGCGGCCTGCCAGGTAACGGAAGACTGTGGGGCCTGCTCCACCTGCCTTCTGCAGTTGCCCCATGATGTGGCCTCGGGGCTCTTCTGCAAGTGTGAGCGAAGACGGTGCCTCCGGATTGTGGAAAGG AGCCGAGGGTGTGGAGTATGCCGGGGCTGTCAGACCCGAGAGGACTGTGGCCGTTGTCGAGTCTGCCTTCGCCCTCCCCGCCCCGGTCTCAGGCGCCAGTGGAGGTGCGTCCAGCGGCGTTGCCTGCGG GGTAAACATGGCCGCCGCAGGGGAGGCTGCGACGCTAAGGTGGCTCCCCGGCGGCGCCCCCGAGCCCAGCCACCGCCTCCACCTCCCCCGTCACAGCCTCCAGAGTCTCCAGAGCCG CAGCCTTACACAAACCGCCGGCAGAACCGCAAGTGTGGGGCCTGTGCAGCTTGCCTGCGGCGCATGGACTGTGGCCATTGCGACTTCTGCTGTGACAAGCCCAAATTTGGGGGCAGCAACCAGAAGCGCCAGAAGTGTCGCTGGCGCCAGTGCCTGCAGTTTGCTATG AAGCGGCTCCTGCCAAGTGTCTGGGCAGAGTCCGAGGATGGGGCAGGGCCGCCCCCGCCGTACCCTCGTCGAAAGAGGCCTGGCTCTACTCGAAGGCCCTGTTTGGGTCAAACCTTGAAGCCTCCCTTGGTCACACCCACAGCCCGACCAGACCATGCCCAGACTCCAGTGAAGCAGGAAGCAGGCAGTGGTTTTGTGCTGCCCCCACCTGGCACCGACCTTGTGTTCTTACGGGAGGGTGCAAGCAGTCCTGTGCAGGTGCCTGGCCCGGCCCCAGCTTCCACAGAAGCTCTGTTGCAG GCAGTAGACCCAGGCCTGCCACCTGTGAAGCAAGAGCCACCTGACCCTgaggaggacaaggaggaggagaaCAAAGATGACTCTGCCTCTGAATTGGccccagaggaggaggcaggaggggctggcACACCCGTG ATCACGGAGATTTTCAGCCTGGGTGGAACCCGCCTCCGGGACACAGCAATCTGGTTGCCAAG GGCAGGCAATCGGGAAGGGAAGATGGATGTAAAGTGTGGGAGACCAAGGACACATTGGCGCCCACAAGCACGAGCTGGAAACCACGAGGATGGCCTGGAACCCATGTCAGTCTCTCACCACCTCCAACTTCGATGA
- the MBD1 gene encoding methyl-CpG-binding domain protein 1 isoform X40, with protein MAEDWLDCPALGPGWKRREVFRKSGATCGRSDTYYQSPTGDRIRSKVELTRYLGPACDLTLFDFKQGILCYPAPKAQSSHSVAIPSRKRKKASRPAKARKRQVGPQKSEVRKEAPGDETKADADTAPASLPAPGCCENCGISFSGDGTRRQRLKTLCKDCRAQRIAFNREQRKFKRVGCGECAACQVTEDCGACSTCLLQLPHDVASGLFCKCERRRCLRIVERSRGCGVCRGCQTREDCGRCRVCLRPPRPGLRRQWRCVQRRCLRHLAHRLRRHHQRCQRRPPLAVAPPAGKHGRRRGGCDAKVAPRRRPRAQPPPPPPPSQPPESPEPQPYTNRRQNRKCGACAACLRRMDCGHCDFCCDKPKFGGSNQKRQKCRWRQCLQFAMKRLLPSVWAESEDGAGPPPPYPRRKRPGSTRRPCLGQTLKPPLVTPTARPDHAQTPVKQEAGSGFVLPPPGTDLVFLREGASSPVQVPGPAPASTEALLQAVDPGLPPVKQEPPDPEEDKEEENKDDSASELAPEEEAGGAGTPVITEIFSLGGTRLRDTAIWLPRAGNREGKMDVKCGRPRTHWRPQARAGNHEDGLEPMSVSHHLQLR; from the exons ccccacaggaGACAGGATCCGAAGCAAAGTTGAGCTGACCCGGTACCTGGGCCCTGCATGCGACCTCACCCTCTTTGACTTCAAACAAGGCATCCTGTGCTATCCAGCACCCAAG GCCCAGTCCTCTCATTCCGTGGCCATCCCCAGCAGGAAGCGGAAGAAGGCTTCGAGGCCAGCCAAGGCTCGGAAACGTCAGGTTGGACCCCAGAAGAGTGAGGTCAGGAAGGAGGCCCCAGGGGATGAGACCAAGGCTGATGCTGACACAGCCCCAGCTTCACTTCCTGCACCTGG GTGCTGTGAGAACTGTGGAATCAGCTTCTCAGGGGATGGTACCCGAAGGCAGCGGCTCAAGACATTGTGCAAGGACTGCCGAG CACAGAGAATTGCTTTTAACCGGGAGCAGAGGAAGTTTAAG CGTGTGGGCTGCGGGGAGTGTGCGGCCTGCCAGGTAACGGAAGACTGTGGGGCCTGCTCCACCTGCCTTCTGCAGTTGCCCCATGATGTGGCCTCGGGGCTCTTCTGCAAGTGTGAGCGAAGACGGTGCCTCCGGATTGTGGAAAGG AGCCGAGGGTGTGGAGTATGCCGGGGCTGTCAGACCCGAGAGGACTGTGGCCGTTGTCGAGTCTGCCTTCGCCCTCCCCGCCCCGGTCTCAGGCGCCAGTGGAGGTGCGTCCAGCGGCGTTGCCTGCGG CACCTTGCCCACCGTCTCCGTCGTCACCATCAGCGATGTCAACGACGCCCTCCCCTAGCTGTGGCTCCCCCTGCT GGTAAACATGGCCGCCGCAGGGGAGGCTGCGACGCTAAGGTGGCTCCCCGGCGGCGCCCCCGAGCCCAGCCACCGCCTCCACCTCCCCCGTCACAGCCTCCAGAGTCTCCAGAGCCG CAGCCTTACACAAACCGCCGGCAGAACCGCAAGTGTGGGGCCTGTGCAGCTTGCCTGCGGCGCATGGACTGTGGCCATTGCGACTTCTGCTGTGACAAGCCCAAATTTGGGGGCAGCAACCAGAAGCGCCAGAAGTGTCGCTGGCGCCAGTGCCTGCAGTTTGCTATG AAGCGGCTCCTGCCAAGTGTCTGGGCAGAGTCCGAGGATGGGGCAGGGCCGCCCCCGCCGTACCCTCGTCGAAAGAGGCCTGGCTCTACTCGAAGGCCCTGTTTGGGTCAAACCTTGAAGCCTCCCTTGGTCACACCCACAGCCCGACCAGACCATGCCCAGACTCCAGTGAAGCAGGAAGCAGGCAGTGGTTTTGTGCTGCCCCCACCTGGCACCGACCTTGTGTTCTTACGGGAGGGTGCAAGCAGTCCTGTGCAGGTGCCTGGCCCGGCCCCAGCTTCCACAGAAGCTCTGTTGCAG GCAGTAGACCCAGGCCTGCCACCTGTGAAGCAAGAGCCACCTGACCCTgaggaggacaaggaggaggagaaCAAAGATGACTCTGCCTCTGAATTGGccccagaggaggaggcaggaggggctggcACACCCGTG ATCACGGAGATTTTCAGCCTGGGTGGAACCCGCCTCCGGGACACAGCAATCTGGTTGCCAAG GGCAGGCAATCGGGAAGGGAAGATGGATGTAAAGTGTGGGAGACCAAGGACACATTGGCGCCCACAAGCACGAGCTGGAAACCACGAGGATGGCCTGGAACCCATGTCAGTCTCTCACCACCTCCAACTTCGATGA
- the MBD1 gene encoding methyl-CpG-binding domain protein 1 isoform X39: MAEDWLDCPALGPGWKRREVFRKSGATCGRSDTYYQSPTGDRIRSKVELTRYLGPACDLTLFDFKQGILCYPAPKAQSSHSVAIPSRKRKKASRPAKARKRQVGPQKSEVRKEAPGDETKADADTAPASLPAPGCCENCGISFSGDGTRRQRLKTLCKDCRAQRIAFNREQRKFKRVGCGECAACQVTEDCGACSTCLLQLPHDVASGLFCKCERRRCLRIVERSRGCGVCRGCQTREDCGRCRVCLRPPRPGLRRQWRCVQRRCLRGKHGRRRGGCDAKVAPRRRPRAQPPPPPPPSQPPESPEPQPYTNRRQNRKCGACAACLRRMDCGHCDFCCDKPKFGGSNQKRQKCRWRQCLQFAMKRLLPSVWAESEDGAGPPPPYPRRKRPGSTRRPCLGQTLKPPLVTPTARPDHAQTPVKQEAGSGFVLPPPGTDLVFLREGASSPVQVPGPAPASTEALLQVKQEKADALEDWTPGTAILTSPVLLPGCPSKAVDPGLPPVKQEPPDPEEDKEEENKDDSASELAPEEEAGGAGTPVITEIFSLGGTRLRDTAIWLPRAGNREGKMDVKCGRPRTHWRPQARAGNHEDGLEPMSVSHHLQLR; the protein is encoded by the exons ccccacaggaGACAGGATCCGAAGCAAAGTTGAGCTGACCCGGTACCTGGGCCCTGCATGCGACCTCACCCTCTTTGACTTCAAACAAGGCATCCTGTGCTATCCAGCACCCAAG GCCCAGTCCTCTCATTCCGTGGCCATCCCCAGCAGGAAGCGGAAGAAGGCTTCGAGGCCAGCCAAGGCTCGGAAACGTCAGGTTGGACCCCAGAAGAGTGAGGTCAGGAAGGAGGCCCCAGGGGATGAGACCAAGGCTGATGCTGACACAGCCCCAGCTTCACTTCCTGCACCTGG GTGCTGTGAGAACTGTGGAATCAGCTTCTCAGGGGATGGTACCCGAAGGCAGCGGCTCAAGACATTGTGCAAGGACTGCCGAG CACAGAGAATTGCTTTTAACCGGGAGCAGAGGAAGTTTAAG CGTGTGGGCTGCGGGGAGTGTGCGGCCTGCCAGGTAACGGAAGACTGTGGGGCCTGCTCCACCTGCCTTCTGCAGTTGCCCCATGATGTGGCCTCGGGGCTCTTCTGCAAGTGTGAGCGAAGACGGTGCCTCCGGATTGTGGAAAGG AGCCGAGGGTGTGGAGTATGCCGGGGCTGTCAGACCCGAGAGGACTGTGGCCGTTGTCGAGTCTGCCTTCGCCCTCCCCGCCCCGGTCTCAGGCGCCAGTGGAGGTGCGTCCAGCGGCGTTGCCTGCGG GGTAAACATGGCCGCCGCAGGGGAGGCTGCGACGCTAAGGTGGCTCCCCGGCGGCGCCCCCGAGCCCAGCCACCGCCTCCACCTCCCCCGTCACAGCCTCCAGAGTCTCCAGAGCCG CAGCCTTACACAAACCGCCGGCAGAACCGCAAGTGTGGGGCCTGTGCAGCTTGCCTGCGGCGCATGGACTGTGGCCATTGCGACTTCTGCTGTGACAAGCCCAAATTTGGGGGCAGCAACCAGAAGCGCCAGAAGTGTCGCTGGCGCCAGTGCCTGCAGTTTGCTATG AAGCGGCTCCTGCCAAGTGTCTGGGCAGAGTCCGAGGATGGGGCAGGGCCGCCCCCGCCGTACCCTCGTCGAAAGAGGCCTGGCTCTACTCGAAGGCCCTGTTTGGGTCAAACCTTGAAGCCTCCCTTGGTCACACCCACAGCCCGACCAGACCATGCCCAGACTCCAGTGAAGCAGGAAGCAGGCAGTGGTTTTGTGCTGCCCCCACCTGGCACCGACCTTGTGTTCTTACGGGAGGGTGCAAGCAGTCCTGTGCAGGTGCCTGGCCCGGCCCCAGCTTCCACAGAAGCTCTGTTGCAG GTGAAGCAAGAGAAGGCGGATGCCCTGGAAGACTGGACACCGGGCACAGCCATCCTGACTTCTCCTGTATTGCTGCCTGGCTGCCCCAGCAAG GCAGTAGACCCAGGCCTGCCACCTGTGAAGCAAGAGCCACCTGACCCTgaggaggacaaggaggaggagaaCAAAGATGACTCTGCCTCTGAATTGGccccagaggaggaggcaggaggggctggcACACCCGTG ATCACGGAGATTTTCAGCCTGGGTGGAACCCGCCTCCGGGACACAGCAATCTGGTTGCCAAG GGCAGGCAATCGGGAAGGGAAGATGGATGTAAAGTGTGGGAGACCAAGGACACATTGGCGCCCACAAGCACGAGCTGGAAACCACGAGGATGGCCTGGAACCCATGTCAGTCTCTCACCACCTCCAACTTCGATGA
- the MBD1 gene encoding methyl-CpG-binding domain protein 1 isoform X23 → MAEDWLDCPALGPGWKRREVFRKSGATCGRSDTYYQSPTGDRIRSKVELTRYLGPACDLTLFDFKQGILCYPAPKAQSSHSVAIPSRKRKKASRPAKARKRQVGPQKSEVRKEAPGDETKADADTAPASLPAPGCCENCGISFSGDGTRRQRLKTLCKDCRAQRIAFNREQRKFKRVGCGECAACQVTEDCGACSTCLLQLPHDVASGLFCKCERRRCLRIVERSRGCGVCRGCQTREDCGRCRVCLRPPRPGLRRQWRCVQRRCLRGKHGRRRGGCDAKVAPRRRPRAQPPPPPPPSQPPESPEPQPYTNRRQNRKCGACAACLRRMDCGHCDFCCDKPKFGGSNQKRQKCRWRQCLQFAMKRLLPSVWAESEDGAGPPPPYPRRKRPGSTRRPCLGQTLKPPLVTPTARPDHAQTPVKQEAGSGFVLPPPGTDLVFLREGASSPVQVPGPAPASTEALLQEAQCPGLSWVVALPQVKQEKADALEDWTPGTAILTSPVLLPGCPSKAVDPGLPPVKQEPPDPEEDKEEENKDDSASELAPEEEAGGAGTPVITEIFSLGGTRLRDTAIWLPRAGNREGKMDVKCGRPRTHWRPQARAGNHEDGLEPMSVSHHLQLR, encoded by the exons ccccacaggaGACAGGATCCGAAGCAAAGTTGAGCTGACCCGGTACCTGGGCCCTGCATGCGACCTCACCCTCTTTGACTTCAAACAAGGCATCCTGTGCTATCCAGCACCCAAG GCCCAGTCCTCTCATTCCGTGGCCATCCCCAGCAGGAAGCGGAAGAAGGCTTCGAGGCCAGCCAAGGCTCGGAAACGTCAGGTTGGACCCCAGAAGAGTGAGGTCAGGAAGGAGGCCCCAGGGGATGAGACCAAGGCTGATGCTGACACAGCCCCAGCTTCACTTCCTGCACCTGG GTGCTGTGAGAACTGTGGAATCAGCTTCTCAGGGGATGGTACCCGAAGGCAGCGGCTCAAGACATTGTGCAAGGACTGCCGAG CACAGAGAATTGCTTTTAACCGGGAGCAGAGGAAGTTTAAG CGTGTGGGCTGCGGGGAGTGTGCGGCCTGCCAGGTAACGGAAGACTGTGGGGCCTGCTCCACCTGCCTTCTGCAGTTGCCCCATGATGTGGCCTCGGGGCTCTTCTGCAAGTGTGAGCGAAGACGGTGCCTCCGGATTGTGGAAAGG AGCCGAGGGTGTGGAGTATGCCGGGGCTGTCAGACCCGAGAGGACTGTGGCCGTTGTCGAGTCTGCCTTCGCCCTCCCCGCCCCGGTCTCAGGCGCCAGTGGAGGTGCGTCCAGCGGCGTTGCCTGCGG GGTAAACATGGCCGCCGCAGGGGAGGCTGCGACGCTAAGGTGGCTCCCCGGCGGCGCCCCCGAGCCCAGCCACCGCCTCCACCTCCCCCGTCACAGCCTCCAGAGTCTCCAGAGCCG CAGCCTTACACAAACCGCCGGCAGAACCGCAAGTGTGGGGCCTGTGCAGCTTGCCTGCGGCGCATGGACTGTGGCCATTGCGACTTCTGCTGTGACAAGCCCAAATTTGGGGGCAGCAACCAGAAGCGCCAGAAGTGTCGCTGGCGCCAGTGCCTGCAGTTTGCTATG AAGCGGCTCCTGCCAAGTGTCTGGGCAGAGTCCGAGGATGGGGCAGGGCCGCCCCCGCCGTACCCTCGTCGAAAGAGGCCTGGCTCTACTCGAAGGCCCTGTTTGGGTCAAACCTTGAAGCCTCCCTTGGTCACACCCACAGCCCGACCAGACCATGCCCAGACTCCAGTGAAGCAGGAAGCAGGCAGTGGTTTTGTGCTGCCCCCACCTGGCACCGACCTTGTGTTCTTACGGGAGGGTGCAAGCAGTCCTGTGCAGGTGCCTGGCCCGGCCCCAGCTTCCACAGAAGCTCTGTTGCAG GAGGCCCAGTGCCCTGGCCTGAGTTGGGTTGTGGCCTTACCCCAGGTGAAGCAAGAGAAGGCGGATGCCCTGGAAGACTGGACACCGGGCACAGCCATCCTGACTTCTCCTGTATTGCTGCCTGGCTGCCCCAGCAAG GCAGTAGACCCAGGCCTGCCACCTGTGAAGCAAGAGCCACCTGACCCTgaggaggacaaggaggaggagaaCAAAGATGACTCTGCCTCTGAATTGGccccagaggaggaggcaggaggggctggcACACCCGTG ATCACGGAGATTTTCAGCCTGGGTGGAACCCGCCTCCGGGACACAGCAATCTGGTTGCCAAG GGCAGGCAATCGGGAAGGGAAGATGGATGTAAAGTGTGGGAGACCAAGGACACATTGGCGCCCACAAGCACGAGCTGGAAACCACGAGGATGGCCTGGAACCCATGTCAGTCTCTCACCACCTCCAACTTCGATGA